One region of Triticum aestivum cultivar Chinese Spring chromosome 6B, IWGSC CS RefSeq v2.1, whole genome shotgun sequence genomic DNA includes:
- the LOC123137349 gene encoding very-long-chain 3-oxoacyl-CoA reductase 1, producing the protein MASRALDWCTGSTNPIKDPADPIRPAPLRYNSPLPTADRANAQANPASTMAGTCAHVEFLRAQPAWALALAAVGLLVAARAALRLALWVYAAFLRPGKPLRRRYGPWAVVTGATDGIGRAIAFRLAASGLGLVLVGRNPDKLAAVSEEIRAKYPKTEVRTFVLDFASEGLAAGVEALKDSIRGLDVGVLVNNAGVSYPYARYFHEVDEELMRSLIRVNVEGVTRVTHAVLPGMVDRKRGAIVNIGSGAASVVPSDPLYSVYAATKAYVDQFSRCLYVEYKGKGIDVQCQVPLYVATKMASIRRSSFLVPSADTYARAAIRHIGYEPRCTPYWPHSVLWFLISLLPESLVDSTRLSMCIKIRKKGQAKDAKKKAQ; encoded by the exons ATGGCTAGTCGAGCGTTGGACTGGTGCACCGGCTCCACCAACCCCATCAAAGATCCAGCCGACCCGATCCGACCCGCGCCGCTCCGCTATAACTCGCCGCTCCCCACCGCGGATCGAGCGAACGCTCAAGCCAACCCAGCAAGCACCATGGCCGGCACGTGCgcccacgtcgagttcctccgcgcGCAGCCGGCGTGGGCGCTGGCCCTCGCGGCCGTCGGCCTCCtcgtcgccgcccgcgccgccctgcGCCTCGCCCTCTGGGTCTACGCCGCCTTCCTCCGCCCCGGCAAGCCCCTGCGCCGCCGCTACGGGCCCTGGGCCGtcgtcaccggcgccaccgacggcATCGGCCGCGCCATCGCCTTCCGCCTAGCGGCCTCCGGCCTCGGCCTCGTGCTCGTCGGCCGCAACCCGGACAAGCTCGCCGCTGTCTCCGAGGAGATCAGGGCCAAGTACCCCAAGACCGAGGTCCGCACCTTCGTGCTCGACTTCGCCTCCGAGGGGCTCGCCGCCGGGGTGGAGGCGCTCAAGGACTCCATCCGGGGCCTCGACGTCGGCGTGCTCGTCAACAACGCCGGGGTCTCGTACCCGTACGCCCGCTACTTCCACGAGGTGGACGAGGAGCTCATGCGGAGCCTCATCCGGGTCAACGTCGAGGGCGTAACGCGGGTCACCCACGCCGTGCTCCCGGGCATGGTCGACAGGAAGCGTGGCGCAATCGTCAACATCGGCTCCGGTGCTGCCTCCGTCGTGCCGTCCGATCCACTCTACTCCGTCTACGCCGCCACCAAAGC gTACGTCGACCAGTTCTCAAGATGCCTCTATGTTGAGTACAAGGGCAAGGGCATCGATGTGCAATGCCAG GTGCCCTTGTACGTGGCGACAAAGATGGCATCAATCAGGAGATCCTCCTTCCTTGTGCCATCCGCGGACACCTATGCTCGTGCTGCTATTCGCCACATTGGCTATGAGCCGAGGTGCACACCGTACTGGCCACACTCTGTTTTGTGGTTCTTGATTTCCCTCCTCCCAGAGTCGCTCGTGGACAGTACGCGCCTCAGCATGTGCATCAAAATCCGCAAGAAGGGGCAGGCTAAGGATGCCAAGAAGAAAGCGCAGTGA
- the LOC123137348 gene encoding uncharacterized membrane protein At3g27390 isoform X2 yields the protein MATFDALGEGKERPLVHCFVDGTWSTITGGCTVVRDLKDMLFHSYLAYMDDLRFHEPPGGKPFEIRVLDIPGAVLAAACGLLMDGIMFTAIALYKFPVMLFKGWKRLIEDLVGREGPFLETVCVPFAGLAILLWPFAVLGAFLASMISSVPLGAYAAIVVYQESSLFMGLSYAISSVSIFDEYTNDVLDMAPGSCFPRFVYRKNQASMESGRGPLSRPASFRDKQDGKKAPARITSFKSSFDEFNPFKLLDHLFEECQHRGEALVAEGVITPKDIEETKSGKGGSGVLNVGLPAYVILNALLRSAKADSDGLILRDGCEITSDNRPKNTLFDWFFDPLMVIKDQIKAENFTEEEEAYLQKCVLLISDPKRLKATLPHLPSLNERKQAEIDAFARRLQGITKSISRYPTSKRRFDDLVKALSEELERAMGGSRSVSGSQFQKLRSGLVRMLSQRSMGKTASIRGGDQEAQLTNDAGAA from the exons ATGGCCACATTTGATGCACTCGGTGAAGGAAAAGAAAGGCCACTGGTTCATTGTTTTGTG GATGGCACATGGAGCACTATCACAGGAGGCTGTACAGTAGTCAGGGACCTGAAAGACATGTTATTCCATTCATACCTTGCATATATGGATGATCTACGGTTCCACGAACCTCCTGGTGGAAAACCATTTGAAATAAG AGTGCTTGATATTCCTGGCGCAGTACTCGCTGCCGCATGTGGACTCTTAATGGATGGGATAATGTTCACAGCAATTGCCTTGTACAAGTTCCCTGTGATGCTTTTCAAAGGATGGAAGCGACTTATTGAAGATCTAGTTGGCAGAGAAGGACCTTTTCTTGAGACAGTGTGTGTGCCATTCGCTGGTCTTGCTATTCTTCTCTGGCCATTTGCTGTTTTAGGAGCCTTCCTAGCCTCCATGATCTCCAGTGTTCCTCTAGGCGCATATGCTGCCATTGTGGTTTATCAG GAATCCTCGCTTTTCATGGGACTATCTTATGCAATATCATCAGTATCCATCTTCGATGAGTATACAAATGATGTACTTGACATGGCACCAGGATCTTGCTTTCCTAG GTTTGTATACCGGAAGAATCAAGCTTCCATGGAAAGTGGCCGTGGCCCGCTCTCAAGGCCTGCCTCATTCAGGGATAAGCAAGATGGAAAGAAAGCTCCAGCACGGATTACATCATTTAAGAGTAGCTTTGATGAGTTCAATCCATTTAAG TTGCTAGATCACCTATTCGAAGAGTGTCAGCACCGTGGCGAGGCTCTGGTCGCTGAAGGAGTGATAACACCGAAAGATATTGAAGAAACAAAGTCAGGCAAAGGCGGCAGCGGAGTGCTTAATGTCGGTTTGCCAGCATATGTTATTCTCAATGCACTCCTACGATCTGCAAAGGCTGATTCCGATGGCCTGATTCTGA GAGATGGCTGTGAAATAACATCTGACAACAGGCCTAAGAATACACTATTTGATTGGTTCTTTGACCCTCTGATGGTGATCAAAGATCAAATCAAAGCCGAGAATTTTACAGAAGAGGAGGAGGCGTACCTTCAGAAATGCGTGCTGTTGATCAGCGACCCGAAGCGCCTCAAGGCGACTCTTCCGCATTTGCCATCCCTGAATGAGCGAAAACAAGCAGAAATAGACGCATTTGCTCGGAG ATTGCAAGGGATCACAAAGTCGATATCAAGGTACCCGACATCCAAGCGCCGTTTCGACGACCTAGTCAAAGCGCTTTCTGAGGAGCTGGAGAGGGCAATGGGCGGCAGCCGATCTGTCAGTGGATCACAGTTTCAGAAGCTCAGAAGCGGCCTTGTTCGAATGCTTAGCCAGAGATCGATGGGGAAGACAGCAAGCATCCGAGGAGGTGATCAAGAGGCGCAGCTCACAAACGACGCTGGTGCTGCGTAA
- the LOC123137348 gene encoding uncharacterized membrane protein At3g27390 isoform X1 yields MEPSTGFRASVWSCFKFLPFFCGLLLLGIIKGVLFGPWAWLIMAIGISALVLGLWPVHVIWTYYCIIRTKLVGPVVKLLLLISVSGILVLWLIVGILGSVLAGLAYGFLAPVMATFDALGEGKERPLVHCFVDGTWSTITGGCTVVRDLKDMLFHSYLAYMDDLRFHEPPGGKPFEIRVLDIPGAVLAAACGLLMDGIMFTAIALYKFPVMLFKGWKRLIEDLVGREGPFLETVCVPFAGLAILLWPFAVLGAFLASMISSVPLGAYAAIVVYQESSLFMGLSYAISSVSIFDEYTNDVLDMAPGSCFPRFVYRKNQASMESGRGPLSRPASFRDKQDGKKAPARITSFKSSFDEFNPFKLLDHLFEECQHRGEALVAEGVITPKDIEETKSGKGGSGVLNVGLPAYVILNALLRSAKADSDGLILRDGCEITSDNRPKNTLFDWFFDPLMVIKDQIKAENFTEEEEAYLQKCVLLISDPKRLKATLPHLPSLNERKQAEIDAFARRLQGITKSISRYPTSKRRFDDLVKALSEELERAMGGSRSVSGSQFQKLRSGLVRMLSQRSMGKTASIRGGDQEAQLTNDAGAA; encoded by the exons ATGGAGCCATCGACTGGGTTCCGGGCCTCTGTCTGGAGCTGCTTCAAATTCTTGCCCTTCTTCTGTGGCCTTCTTCTCCTGGGGATCATCAAAG GTGTTCTGTTTGGCCCATGGGCATGGCTTATTATGGCGATCGGAATATCTGCACTCGTTCTGGGATTATGGCCTGTGCATGTGATTTGGACATACTACTGCATCATCAG AACCAAGCTGGTGGGACCTGTTGTGAAGCTGCTGCTTCTTATTTCTGTATCTGGGATTTTAGTCTTGTGGCTGATAGTTGGCATCCTTGGAAGTGTACTTGCTGGGTTAGCATACGGCTTTCTAGCACCAGTAATGGCCACATTTGATGCACTCGGTGAAGGAAAAGAAAGGCCACTGGTTCATTGTTTTGTG GATGGCACATGGAGCACTATCACAGGAGGCTGTACAGTAGTCAGGGACCTGAAAGACATGTTATTCCATTCATACCTTGCATATATGGATGATCTACGGTTCCACGAACCTCCTGGTGGAAAACCATTTGAAATAAG AGTGCTTGATATTCCTGGCGCAGTACTCGCTGCCGCATGTGGACTCTTAATGGATGGGATAATGTTCACAGCAATTGCCTTGTACAAGTTCCCTGTGATGCTTTTCAAAGGATGGAAGCGACTTATTGAAGATCTAGTTGGCAGAGAAGGACCTTTTCTTGAGACAGTGTGTGTGCCATTCGCTGGTCTTGCTATTCTTCTCTGGCCATTTGCTGTTTTAGGAGCCTTCCTAGCCTCCATGATCTCCAGTGTTCCTCTAGGCGCATATGCTGCCATTGTGGTTTATCAG GAATCCTCGCTTTTCATGGGACTATCTTATGCAATATCATCAGTATCCATCTTCGATGAGTATACAAATGATGTACTTGACATGGCACCAGGATCTTGCTTTCCTAG GTTTGTATACCGGAAGAATCAAGCTTCCATGGAAAGTGGCCGTGGCCCGCTCTCAAGGCCTGCCTCATTCAGGGATAAGCAAGATGGAAAGAAAGCTCCAGCACGGATTACATCATTTAAGAGTAGCTTTGATGAGTTCAATCCATTTAAG TTGCTAGATCACCTATTCGAAGAGTGTCAGCACCGTGGCGAGGCTCTGGTCGCTGAAGGAGTGATAACACCGAAAGATATTGAAGAAACAAAGTCAGGCAAAGGCGGCAGCGGAGTGCTTAATGTCGGTTTGCCAGCATATGTTATTCTCAATGCACTCCTACGATCTGCAAAGGCTGATTCCGATGGCCTGATTCTGA GAGATGGCTGTGAAATAACATCTGACAACAGGCCTAAGAATACACTATTTGATTGGTTCTTTGACCCTCTGATGGTGATCAAAGATCAAATCAAAGCCGAGAATTTTACAGAAGAGGAGGAGGCGTACCTTCAGAAATGCGTGCTGTTGATCAGCGACCCGAAGCGCCTCAAGGCGACTCTTCCGCATTTGCCATCCCTGAATGAGCGAAAACAAGCAGAAATAGACGCATTTGCTCGGAG ATTGCAAGGGATCACAAAGTCGATATCAAGGTACCCGACATCCAAGCGCCGTTTCGACGACCTAGTCAAAGCGCTTTCTGAGGAGCTGGAGAGGGCAATGGGCGGCAGCCGATCTGTCAGTGGATCACAGTTTCAGAAGCTCAGAAGCGGCCTTGTTCGAATGCTTAGCCAGAGATCGATGGGGAAGACAGCAAGCATCCGAGGAGGTGATCAAGAGGCGCAGCTCACAAACGACGCTGGTGCTGCGTAA